In one window of Nicotiana tabacum cultivar K326 chromosome 12, ASM71507v2, whole genome shotgun sequence DNA:
- the LOC107807737 gene encoding uncharacterized protein LOC107807737 — MAFSLIIPCYMSRNPHILNPCSRSQSTPIFNPLSQAKNIRASCQRSGLLLSNKRPRDLVVHATPETGDLLSGVIPFLPSGENSWMSWAVGLGVTIPLLTARLLTVTKQVAIAAETVESVADAVGKVADEVDKVAEEFAEKLPEGGMLRGIVKSIEHLAEETEKDAQLVEDLMDKVEEVDQKLEAFISNQVKETVKVPNSNDGMKIQ; from the exons ATGGCGTTCTCATTAATTATCCCTTGTTATATGTCAAGAAATCCCCATATTCTTAATCCATGCAGCAGATCTCAAAGTACTCCAATCTTCAATCCTTTATCTCAAGCTAAAAATATCAGAGCCAGCTGCCAGAGATCTGGTCTACTACTAAGTAACAAAAGGCCAAG GGATTTAGTTGTACATGCAACTCCTGAAACTGGAGATCTGCTTTCAGGTGTTATTCCTTTTTTACCATCTGGTGAAAATTCTTG GATGAGTTGGGCTGTGGGATTAGGTGTAACAATACCTTTGTTAACAGCAAGATTATTAACGGTAACAA AGCAAGTTGCAATTGCGGCGGAGACGGTGGAGTCGGTGGCGGATGCGGTGGGAAAAGTTGCGGATGAAGTGGACAAGGTGGCGGAGGAATTTGCGGAGAAGCTGCCGGAAGGTGGAATGCTTAGAGGTATAGTGAAGTCTATCGAACATTTGGCTGAAGAAACTGAAAAGGATGCTCAATTAGTCGAAGACCTAATGGACAAg GTTGAAGAAGTGGATCAAAAGTTGGAGGCATTCATCAGCAATCAAGTTAAAGAGACTGTGAAGG